In Neisseria dentiae, one DNA window encodes the following:
- a CDS encoding glutamate/aspartate ABC transporter substrate-binding protein, translated as MATNTLKPLGLACLLALSLAACGGGDKTAGAAQEGSSAPDQAAAGSTIDKIKKSGTIVLGHRDASIPFSYIADNPNQPIGYAHDLQLKVVEALKKNLNLPDLKVRYNLVTSQNRIPLVVNGTVDLECGSTTNNLERQKQVQFSNNFFVVGTRLLTDKATGIKDYADLKGKTVVTTSGTTSERLLKEYNDKNKAGINVISAKDHGESFLMLQNGRAQAFMMDDVLLAGARAKSADPAKWEIVGTPMSYENYGCMMRKGDAEFQKVVNDTLSEMFKSGEVNKMYAQWFEQPIPPKNVNMEFPMSDKMKEIIANPNDKAADE; from the coding sequence ATGGCAACCAATACACTTAAACCGCTGGGCTTGGCTTGTTTGCTCGCATTGTCGCTGGCAGCCTGCGGCGGCGGTGACAAAACGGCTGGAGCCGCCCAAGAAGGTTCGTCGGCGCCGGATCAAGCAGCGGCAGGCAGCACGATCGATAAAATCAAGAAATCAGGCACCATTGTTTTGGGGCACCGCGATGCGTCGATTCCGTTTTCTTACATTGCAGACAATCCCAACCAACCCATCGGTTATGCCCACGATTTGCAGTTGAAAGTGGTTGAGGCGCTGAAAAAGAACCTTAACCTGCCTGATTTGAAAGTGCGCTACAACTTGGTTACCTCGCAAAACCGCATTCCTTTGGTGGTAAACGGCACGGTGGATTTGGAGTGCGGTTCGACCACCAACAATCTCGAGCGCCAAAAGCAGGTTCAATTTTCCAACAACTTCTTCGTAGTGGGAACCCGCTTGCTGACCGATAAAGCCACGGGCATCAAGGATTATGCCGATTTGAAAGGCAAAACCGTGGTAACCACGTCGGGCACCACTTCCGAGCGCCTGTTGAAGGAATACAACGATAAAAACAAAGCGGGCATCAATGTGATTTCGGCCAAAGACCACGGCGAATCGTTTTTGATGCTGCAAAACGGCCGTGCCCAAGCCTTTATGATGGATGATGTGCTGCTGGCCGGTGCGCGTGCGAAATCGGCTGATCCTGCCAAATGGGAAATCGTCGGCACGCCGATGTCGTATGAGAATTACGGCTGCATGATGCGCAAAGGCGATGCCGAGTTCCAAAAAGTGGTTAACGATACGCTCTCGGAAATGTTCAAATCGGGCGAAGTAAACAAGATGTATGCTCAGTGGTTCGAGCAGCCGATTCCGCCGAAAAACGTGAATATGGAATTCCCGATGTCGGATAAGATGAAAGAGATCATCGCCAATCCGAACGACAAAGCGGCCGACGAATAA
- a CDS encoding YceI family protein, whose amino-acid sequence MKKALLALCLTVATATAAAAAYKIDSNHANARFAIDHFGTSTNTAGFYNLSGDMQFDRKAKTGSIDIKIPANTISSNNTQFDNHLKSADLFNVAQYPEIRFQSTRFNFKGDKVSSVTGNLTLLGKTAPVTLKATKFNCYQSPMLKTEVCGGDFEAVIDRTKWGMDYLVSAGVSKNVKLNIQIEAAKQ is encoded by the coding sequence ATGAAAAAAGCCCTGCTGGCTCTTTGTTTAACTGTTGCAACCGCCACCGCCGCCGCTGCCGCCTATAAAATCGACAGCAACCACGCCAACGCCCGCTTCGCTATCGACCACTTCGGCACCAGCACCAACACCGCCGGTTTCTATAATCTAAGCGGCGATATGCAGTTTGACCGCAAAGCGAAAACCGGCTCCATCGACATTAAAATTCCGGCCAATACCATCAGCTCGAACAACACCCAGTTCGACAACCACCTGAAAAGCGCCGATTTATTCAATGTTGCCCAATACCCGGAAATCCGCTTCCAATCCACCCGCTTCAATTTCAAGGGCGACAAAGTCAGTTCGGTAACCGGCAACCTCACGCTTTTGGGTAAAACCGCACCCGTTACATTGAAAGCCACGAAGTTCAACTGCTATCAAAGCCCCATGCTGAAAACCGAAGTATGCGGCGGCGACTTCGAAGCCGTTATCGACCGCACCAAATGGGGTATGGATTATTTGGTTTCGGCAGGCGTGAGCAAAAACGTGAAGCTGAATATCCAAATCGAAGCAGCCAAGCAGTAA
- the rplI gene encoding 50S ribosomal protein L9, giving the protein MQIILLEKIGGLGNLGDVVTVKNGYARNFLIPSGKAKRATEANMKEFEARRAELEAKQAEILADAKARQEKLDGQTVTIAQKAGVDGRLFGSVTNADIAAAIVASGVEAAKSNVRLPNGPLKAVGEYEVEVALHTDAVATINVTVVAAAE; this is encoded by the coding sequence ATGCAAATTATTCTGTTAGAAAAAATCGGTGGCTTGGGCAATCTGGGTGATGTTGTAACCGTGAAAAACGGTTATGCCCGCAACTTCCTGATTCCTTCGGGCAAAGCTAAACGCGCTACCGAAGCCAATATGAAAGAATTCGAAGCGCGCCGCGCCGAGCTGGAAGCCAAACAAGCCGAAATTTTGGCCGATGCCAAAGCCCGTCAGGAAAAACTCGACGGCCAAACCGTTACCATCGCCCAAAAAGCCGGTGTTGACGGCCGTCTGTTCGGTTCCGTTACCAATGCCGACATCGCCGCCGCCATCGTTGCTTCAGGTGTCGAAGCCGCCAAATCCAACGTACGCCTGCCCAACGGCCCGCTGAAAGCCGTAGGCGAATACGAAGTTGAAGTGGCGTTGCACACCGATGCCGTTGCAACCATCAACGTTACCGTAGTGGCTGCTGCCGAGTAA
- the rpsR gene encoding 30S ribosomal protein S18, whose protein sequence is MARQSFKRRKFCRFTAEKIQEVDYKQVDLLKDFISENGKIIPARITGTKAHYQRQLATAVKRARFLALLPYTDQHK, encoded by the coding sequence ATGGCTCGTCAATCATTCAAACGTAGAAAATTCTGCCGTTTTACGGCTGAAAAAATCCAAGAAGTCGATTACAAACAAGTTGATCTGCTGAAAGACTTCATTTCCGAAAACGGCAAAATCATTCCGGCCCGCATCACCGGCACCAAGGCGCACTACCAGCGCCAATTGGCTACCGCTGTGAAACGCGCCCGTTTCCTGGCTTTGCTGCCTTACACCGACCAACATAAATAA
- the priB gene encoding primosomal replication protein N, translated as MDNLFTLTAQIARCGELRYTPAGIPVLDIVLVHESWQRENGQQCLVKLEMPAKIIGKDAPSWQYREQTVVEVSGFLAQKSQRYNKPVLRIQNIKEYKG; from the coding sequence TTGGATAATCTTTTTACCCTTACCGCACAAATTGCCCGATGCGGCGAACTGCGATATACGCCCGCCGGCATTCCTGTTTTAGACATCGTGCTGGTGCACGAATCCTGGCAACGGGAAAACGGGCAGCAATGTTTGGTGAAGCTCGAAATGCCCGCCAAAATCATCGGTAAGGATGCGCCCAGTTGGCAGTACCGCGAACAAACCGTAGTCGAAGTAAGCGGTTTTCTGGCACAAAAAAGCCAGCGTTACAACAAACCGGTGCTGCGGATACAAAACATTAAAGAATATAAAGGTTAA
- the rpsF gene encoding 30S ribosomal protein S6 translates to MRHYEVVFIVHPDQSEQVPAMVERYKTMITEAGGKIHRLEDWGRRQLAYPINKIHKAHYVLMNIETSPEVVDELETAFRFNDAVLRHLTIKTKHAVTEASPMLKDEKSKNLLEGGSAAKEETAEA, encoded by the coding sequence ATGCGTCATTATGAGGTTGTGTTTATCGTTCACCCTGACCAAAGCGAGCAAGTGCCCGCCATGGTTGAACGTTATAAAACCATGATTACCGAAGCCGGCGGCAAAATCCACCGCCTTGAAGATTGGGGCCGCCGCCAACTGGCTTACCCGATCAACAAAATCCACAAAGCACACTATGTTTTGATGAACATCGAAACTTCGCCCGAAGTGGTTGATGAGCTGGAAACCGCTTTCCGCTTCAACGATGCCGTTCTGCGCCATCTGACCATCAAAACCAAACACGCCGTAACCGAAGCCTCTCCGATGCTGAAAGACGAGAAGTCTAAAAACCTGCTCGAAGGCGGCAGCGCGGCTAAAGAAGAAACCGCCGAAGCGTAA
- a CDS encoding RNA-binding S4 domain-containing protein: protein MDNAHDKAAMRLDKWLWAARFFKTRALAQKHIELGRVQVNGAKVKNSKNISAGDVLDLTLNSLPYKIKVLALNHQRRPAPEARMLYEEDQETARRREEQKLLDQASRVSAAYPDGRPTKRDRRRIDKIKRGEW from the coding sequence ATGGACAATGCTCACGACAAAGCCGCCATGCGCCTCGATAAGTGGCTGTGGGCGGCACGCTTTTTCAAAACCCGCGCGCTGGCGCAGAAACACATCGAGCTGGGGCGGGTGCAGGTTAACGGGGCGAAGGTGAAAAACAGCAAAAACATCAGCGCGGGCGACGTGTTGGATTTAACGCTCAATTCGCTGCCTTATAAAATCAAGGTGTTGGCGCTCAACCACCAACGCAGGCCCGCGCCCGAAGCGCGTATGCTGTATGAAGAAGATCAGGAAACCGCCCGCCGCCGCGAAGAGCAGAAGCTGCTCGACCAGGCAAGCCGCGTCAGTGCGGCTTATCCCGACGGCCGCCCAACCAAGCGCGACCGCCGCCGGATCGACAAAATCAAACGCGGCGAATGGTAA
- a CDS encoding acetyl-CoA carboxylase carboxyltransferase subunit alpha yields the protein MKPVFLDFEQPIAELTKKIDELRFVQGESAVDISEEITRLQKKSADLTKSIFNKLTPAQVSQVSRHPQRPYTQDYIDAIFTDFEELHGDRHFADDHAIIGGLARFNGQSVVVIGHQKGRDTKEKIRRNFGMPRPEGYRKALRLMQLAEKFHLPVMTFIDTPGAYPGIGAEERNQSEAIGRNLYELTKLRVPVLCTIIGEGGSGGALAIAVGDFVNMLQYSTYSVISPEGCASILWKTAEKAPDAAQALGITAKRLAELNLIDRIIEEPLGGAHRDHAEITKRVKDVLTEQLRTAQDMPMADLLTRRFDRIMAYGQFTEK from the coding sequence ATGAAACCCGTTTTTCTGGATTTTGAACAACCTATCGCCGAATTAACCAAAAAAATCGACGAATTGCGTTTTGTGCAGGGCGAATCCGCCGTGGATATTTCCGAAGAAATCACCCGCCTGCAAAAGAAAAGCGCCGACCTTACCAAATCGATTTTCAACAAACTCACCCCCGCACAGGTGTCGCAAGTATCGCGCCACCCGCAACGGCCCTACACCCAAGACTATATCGACGCCATTTTCACCGATTTTGAAGAGCTGCACGGCGACCGCCATTTTGCCGACGACCATGCCATTATCGGCGGCCTGGCGCGTTTCAACGGCCAAAGCGTCGTGGTGATCGGCCACCAGAAAGGCCGCGACACCAAAGAAAAAATCCGCCGCAATTTCGGTATGCCGCGCCCCGAAGGCTACCGCAAAGCCCTGCGCCTGATGCAGCTGGCCGAAAAATTCCACCTGCCCGTGATGACGTTTATCGACACCCCGGGCGCCTACCCCGGCATCGGTGCCGAAGAGCGCAACCAATCCGAAGCCATCGGCCGCAATCTGTATGAATTAACCAAACTGCGTGTGCCCGTTCTGTGCACCATCATCGGCGAAGGCGGTTCCGGCGGCGCGTTGGCGATTGCCGTGGGCGATTTTGTGAACATGCTGCAATATTCCACCTATTCGGTGATTTCGCCCGAAGGCTGCGCGTCTATTCTGTGGAAAACCGCCGAAAAAGCCCCCGATGCCGCACAGGCTTTGGGCATCACCGCCAAACGCCTGGCCGAACTGAACCTGATCGACCGCATCATCGAAGAGCCGTTGGGCGGCGCGCACCGCGACCACGCGGAAATCACTAAACGCGTGAAAGACGTGCTCACCGAACAATTGCGTACCGCGCAAGATATGCCGATGGCCGACCTGCTCACCCGCCGTTTCGACCGCATCATGGCCTACGGCCAGTTTACCGAAAAATAA
- the pnuC gene encoding nicotinamide riboside transporter PnuC, giving the protein MDYAAICRGLKQELFGGWKPFEVLWLAAFLIAQIWAYTQQPESWLAMIAGISGIICVVFVSKGKISNYFFGLIFAYSYFYVAWKANFLGEMNTVLYVYLPAQFIGYFLWKSNMQQEAGGEAVIAKKLSAKGWVVLLSAIALGTAAFVQVLKAHQGSSAGLDGLTTVLVVAAQLLMILRYREQWALWIVLNILSIVLWAENPSMYLMYGAYLLNSLYGYYNWSRLQQLQR; this is encoded by the coding sequence ATGGATTACGCCGCAATCTGCCGCGGGCTGAAGCAAGAGCTGTTCGGCGGCTGGAAACCCTTTGAAGTGCTTTGGCTGGCCGCCTTTCTCATCGCCCAGATTTGGGCCTACACCCAACAGCCTGAATCGTGGCTGGCCATGATTGCCGGCATCTCCGGCATCATCTGCGTGGTATTCGTGAGCAAAGGCAAAATCAGCAACTACTTCTTCGGCCTGATTTTCGCTTACAGCTATTTCTACGTTGCCTGGAAAGCCAACTTTCTCGGCGAAATGAACACCGTGCTCTATGTTTACCTGCCCGCGCAGTTTATCGGCTACTTCCTGTGGAAAAGCAATATGCAGCAGGAAGCCGGCGGCGAGGCGGTTATCGCCAAAAAACTCAGCGCCAAAGGCTGGGTTGTGCTGCTCTCCGCCATCGCGCTGGGCACCGCCGCTTTCGTGCAGGTGCTCAAAGCCCACCAGGGCAGCTCGGCGGGCTTGGACGGGTTAACCACCGTGCTGGTGGTGGCCGCCCAGCTTCTGATGATTCTGCGCTACCGCGAACAATGGGCTTTATGGATTGTGCTCAATATCTTGTCTATCGTTTTATGGGCGGAAAACCCTTCCATGTATCTGATGTACGGCGCGTATCTGCTCAATTCGCTCTACGGCTATTACAACTGGTCCCGGTTACAGCAACTGCAACGCTAA